A genome region from Glycine max cultivar Williams 82 chromosome 5, Glycine_max_v4.0, whole genome shotgun sequence includes the following:
- the LOC100784757 gene encoding cytochrome P450 78A5: MKPTATFFFLLPSTTLVVCLCLGIGTTTLFITLLAISLNYWLVPGGFAWRNYDYYQTKKKLTGPMGWPILGTLPLMGSLAHQKLAALATSLNAKRLMALSLGPTPVVISSHPETAREILLGSSFSDRPIKESARALMFERAIGFAHSGTYWRHLRRIAAFHMFSPRRIHGLEGLRQRVGDDMVKSAWREMGEKGVVEVRRVFQEGSLCNILESVFGSNDKSEELRDMVREGYELIAMFNLEDYFPFKFLDFHGVKRRCHKLAAKVGSVVGQIVEERKRDGGFVGKNDFLSTLLSLPKEERLADSDLVAILWEMVFRGTDTVAILLEWVMARMVLHQDLQKKAREEIDTCVGQNSHVRDSDIANLPYLQAIVKEVLRLHPPGPLLSWARLAVHDVHADKVLVPAGTTAMVNMWAISHDSSIWEDPWAFKPERFLKEDVSIMGSDLRLAPFGAGRRVCPGRALGLATAHLWLAQLLRHFIWLPAQTVDLSECLRLSMEMKTPLRCLVVRR, encoded by the exons ATGAAACCCACGGCAacattcttctttctccttccttCAACAACACTCGTTGTTTGTCTTTGCCTTGGAATTGGAACAACCACCCTCTTTATAACCCTCCTCGCAATTTCCCTTAACTACTGGCTTGTCCCTGGAGGCTTTGCATGGAGAAACTATGACTAttatcaaaccaaaaaaaaacttactggGCCTATGGGCTGGCCCATACTCGGGACTCTGCCTCTCATGGGCTCTTTAGCTCACCAAAAACTTGCGGCTTTAGCCACTTCGCTGAACGCAAAGAGGTTAATGGCGCTGAGTCTGGGCCCCACTCCCGTTGTTATAAGCAGCCACCCCGAGACCGCTAGAGAAATCTTGTTGGGTTCATCGTTTTCGGATCGTCCGATAAAAGAATCGGCACGCGCTCTCATGTTCGAGCGTGCCATTGGTTTCGCTCATTCAGGAACCTACTGGCGGCACCTACGTAGGATCGCGGCGTTTCATATGTTCTCTCCGAGGAGGATTCATGGCTTGGAGGGTCTCCGACAACGCGTAGGTGACGACATGGTGAAGAGCGCGTGGAGGGAGATGGGGGAGAAGGGGGTGGTGGAGGTTCGGAGGGTATTTCAGGAAGGGTCACTTTGTAATATTTTGGAGAGTGTTTTTGGAAGTAACGATAAGAGTGAGGAGTTGAGGGATATGGTTAGGGAAGGGTACGAGTTGATTGCGATGTTTAACTTGGAGGATTATTTTCCCTTCAAGTTTTTGGATTTTCATGGGGTGAAGAGAAGGTGCCACAAGTTGGCGGCTAAGGTTGGTAGTGTGGTGGGCCAAATTGTGGAGGAACGAAAAAGAGATGGTGGTTTTGTTGGGAAGAATGATTTTCTTAGCACTTTGCTATCCTTGCCCAAAGAAGAAAGATTGGCTGATTCAGATCTGGTGGCTATTCTGTGG GAAATGGTATTTCGAGGAACAGACACAGTTGCAATACTCCTTGAATGGGTTATGGCAAGGATGGTTTTACACCAAGACTTACAAAAGAAAGCCCGCGAAGAAATCGACACGTGCGTCGGCCAAAACAGTCACGTGCGAGACTCGGATATTGCGAATCTCCCTTACCTCCAGGCCATAGTGAAAGAAGTTCTCCGGCTGCACCCACCAGGCCCGCTACTATCATGGGCTCGCCTTGCGGTCCATGATGTCCATGCGGACAAAGTCCTCGTGCCAGCTGGCACAACAGCAATGGTTAACATGTGGGCCATTTCGCATGACTCGTCCATCTGGGAAGACCCATGGGCTTTCAAGCCCGAGAGGTTCCTCAAAGAAGATGTTTCCATCATGGGATCGGACTTGAGGCTTGCACCCTTCGGGGCTGGACGTAGGGTGTGTCCGGGCCGGGCCTTGGGCTTGGCCACGGCCCATCTCTGGCTCGCGCAACTTCTTCGCCACTTCATATGGCTTCCCGCACAAACCGTGGATCTTTCCGAATGCCTTAGGCTTTCCATGGAAATGAAGACACCTCTGCGATGCCTAGTGGTTcgtagataa
- the LOC100499806 gene encoding REF/SRPP/SRP domain-containing protein: protein MATTSERDMENKSDQEELKHLGFVKIAAIKAFVCVSNLYDFAKQNSGPLRSAVGTVEDTVTTVLGPVYHQFKAVPNHLLLFADNKVDEAAHKFDEHAPSLVKQVATQVTCLVQEVTHKAEKVVSEAQSGGARAAANYVATESKQIVLSGSVKLWTGLNQYPPFHSVAEMAVPRAAHWSEKYNNVVKGTSEKGFAVFGYLPLIPIDEIATAFKQGEGNVNEDEAGSVAESS from the exons ATGGCCACCACCTCGGAG AGGGATATGGAGAACAAGAGTGATCAAGAAGAACTGAAGCATCTTGGGTTTGTGAAGATTGCGGCAATTAAAGCCTTTGTGTGTGTGTCGAATCTCTACGACTTCGCAAAGCAAAACTCGGGACCTTTGAGATCTGCTGTTGGAACCGTGGAAGACACTGTAACCACCGTTCTGGGTCCCGTCTACCACCAATTCAAGGCTGTCCCCAACCACCTCCTCCTTTTTGCCGACAACAag GTGGATGAAGCTGCTCACAAATTCGATGAGCATGCACCTTCTTTGGTTAAGCAGGTTGCAACCCAAGTCACTTGTTTGGTTCAGGAAGTGACACACAAAGCTGAGAAAGTAGTGAGTGAGGCTCAATCTGGAGGGGCACGAGCAGCAGCAAATTATGTAGCCACTGAGTCCAAGCAAATTGTGCTCTCTGGTTCGGTGAAATTGTGGACTGGTCTCAACCAATATCCACCATTCCATTCAGTGGCAGAGATGGCAGTTCCCCGAGCTGCACACTGGTCAGAAAAATACAACAATGTGGTAAAGGGAACGAGTGAAAAGGGTTTTGCCGTGTTTGGCTATTTGCCTCTGATTCCAATTGATGAGATAGCAACAGCGTTTAAACAGGGAGAAGGCAATGTGAATGAAGATGAAGCAGGTTCCGTGGCAGAGAGTTCTTAG
- the LOC100798702 gene encoding uncharacterized protein LOC100798702: MGFIMEFAENLVLKLMEDPKERDRRFREHVYRVKDRCEKTKEMWSYPMRPYGFWTFERHNSQLAWDAQISQVAGRRDPYDDLLQHFSTPPK, translated from the coding sequence ATGGGTTTCATAATGGAATTTGCGGAGAACTTGGTATTAAAGTTGATGGAAGATCCGAAGGAAAGGGATCGGAGGTTCAGGGAGCACGTTTATAGAGTGAAGGACAGGTGCGAGAAGACGAAGGAGATGTGGAGCTACCCTATGCGACCCTATGGGTTTTGGACATTCGAACGCCACAATTCTCAGCTTGCTTGGGATGCACAGATTAGCCAAGTGGCCGGGAGGAGGGACCCTTATGATGATCTCCTCCAACATTTCTCTACCCCACCTAAGTGA
- the LOC100798174 gene encoding F-box protein At1g67340, translated as MRTRRGACYSGVVSRMCSDARVSKKKNKDLHMHMHMHMHVPAGDSIIYSRKRQKKTPEKTAGADYEFFESLPDDLVISIFCKLSSTATKPSDFVNILITCKRLNRLALHSLVLSKASPKTFTIKARDWCDSAHKFLKHCADAGNVEACYTLGMIRFYCLQNRGSGASFMAKAAINSHARALYALAVIQFNGSGGTKSDKDLRAGVALCARAAFLGHVDAMRELGHCLQDGYGVRQNIAEGRRFLVQANARELAAVLSTGAAARTWLSWNLQPQQLRQGSGCPLLSDFGCNVPAPEVHPASLFMAEWFAARGGSPGPGLRLCSHAGCGRPETRKHEFRRCSVCGVVNYCSRACQALDWKFRHKAECSPVQRWLEEDGEDVGNDDGDGEVEVMVDS; from the exons ATGAGAACAAGGAGAGGAGCGTGTTACTCTGGAGTAGTCTCAAGGATGTGTTCCGATGCGAGGGtttccaagaaaaaaaacaaggatctgcacatgcacatgcatatgcATATGCATGTCCCCGCCGGAGACTCCATTATTTACAGCCGGAAAAGGCAGAAGAAAACGCCGGAGAAAACCGCCGGCGCTGATTACGAATTTTTCGAGTCTTTGCCGGACGACCTCGTAATCTCCATCTTCTGCAAACTTAGTTCCACCGCCACTAAACCTTCCGATTTCGTCAATATTTTAATCAC GTGCAAAAGATTAAACAGATTAGCACTTCATTCGCTTGTATTATCCAAAGCCTCGCCGAAAACTTTCACTATTAAAGCAAGAGATTGGTGCGATTCGGCACACAAATTCCTCAAACACTGTGCCGATGCCGGAAACGTTGAAGCTTGCTATACTTTAGGCATG ATTCGGTTCTACTGTTTGCAAAACCGAGGGAGCGGCGCGTCGTTTATGGCGAAGGCGGCCATTAACTCTCACGCGCGGGCTCTGTATGCGCTGGCCGTGATTCAGTTCAACGGCAGCGGTGGCACGAAGAGCGACAAGGACCTACGCGCCGGCGTGGCGCTGTGCGCCAGAGCGGCGTTTCTTGGCCACGTCGATGCGATGCGCGAACTCGGCCACTGCCTGCAGGACGGTTACGGCGTGCGGCAGAACATCGCCGAGGGACGGCGGTTCCTCGTGCAGGCAAACGCGCGCGAGCTCGCCGCCGTGCTGTCTACCGGCGCCGCCGCGCGCACCTGGCTGAGTTGGAATCTTCAGCCGCAGCAGCTCCGGCAGGGGTCCGGGTGTCCGCTTCTCAGCGATTTCGGATGCAACGTACCGGCGCCGGAGGTGCACCCCGCGAGCCTGTTCATGGCGGAGTGGTTCGCCGCGCGGGGCGGTTCGCCGGGACCGGGGCTGAGACTCTGTTCTCACGCGGGGTGCGGGAGGCCCGAGACGAGGAAGCACGAGTTTCGAAGGTGTTCTGTGTGCGGCGTGGTGAATTATTGCTCACGCGCGTGCCAAGCGCTTGATTGGAAGTTCCGGCACAAGGCGGAGTGCTCCCCCGTGCAACGGTGGCTCGAGGAGGACGGCGAAGATGTCGGTAACGACGACGGTGACGGAGAGGTGGAGGTTATGGTAGATAGTTAG